Genomic DNA from Candidatus Poribacteria bacterium:
CGAGAGTATACCTAAAATATCAGAAAATGTATACTTATTTATTGGGTTCACCATAAATAACCCTACCTAAAACCGATCTAATGGAGATACCTATGTACAATAAACTTGGGGAAGCGATACTGAAGACAGGAGAGCGGATGGAAGTCGGTGTGATTACCGCACCAGATACACGTCATGCCGAAGAGGTGAAACAGTTCCTTGGACACAAGGGCGGAGACTGGGAGTGGCATATTGAGCGATGCGTCACGGAAGTGCTTGATGCCTTGGAGACCCGTTTCTATGTCGGTAAAATTGACGGGCGCGTGATTACCAACATCATGACGGTCGAGCATGAAGGGATCGGCATTTTAGGGCATGTTTTCACGCTCCCCAACCAACGCAGGAAAGGGGCATGTAAAGGCGTGATGGCGTATCAGATGGAAGATTTTCGACAACGCACGGGGCGCGCACTCTATCTCGGCACCGGATATAATAGTCATCCCTATTATATCTACCACAGTTTCGGATTTGAGAGCGTATATCCTGAAGCCGGTTTCATGAAGTATTACGTCAACGAGGACTTTGAAGAGTGCTACTTCGCGCCTGCGCCTGTGCAGCCAAAACCTGTCGAATGGCATGACTGGCCGAAAATTACAGCGTTGTCAGGCATTGTCGGATGGGACACGCTGCGGAGTCTCAAGTGGAGTGTTTACGGTCCCACAAATCTCGAAGGTCCCTTTCTAAGTTTCAAACACGCTCTGGAAACAGAGGAAGTCTACGAAGATACCAAACTGTTAATTTCATCGGACGGTGCGATTGTCGGTTGGGCGACTGTAAGCCGTGATGAACGCTGGCGACCCGCGACTGCCGTGCTCGATCTCTTCTTCCATCCAAATTTCGCCGACGATGTGCCTACCTTGCTTTCAGCCGTGGAGTTCCCTGATATGAAAGTTCAGTGTTATGTTGACAGCGGTGCTAAGAAGAAGGCATCGGTTTTAGAAGCATCAGGATTCACCTGTGAAGGACAACTCAAAAATCAGTTTGAATACGGCGGACAGCCTTACGACGTTTTGGTATTTGCAAGGGCGTAACTGTCTGAATCACGGATTTTCACGGATTACACGGATGACGCGGATTGATTTTGCTTGTTTTTATGTGCTGCCTTCAGCAATTTGTTCTATCAATTTGCTCGGGTGAATTGACAGATACTCTCTGACCTCCAGATTCATCTGATCGATTTCGGCAAGAAATCCACCCGCAGATAACTCATAATTTCTTAGGTTGGTTTCAAACGCTTTGAGTTTTTCAACTATTTTTTGAAAGTGCTCAATGCGTTCCAGTGTTGCCTCAAGTTCTTGATTGTTCCGAATCATTGTGGATTCCCTCAGCATGGCTTAGACCTATGCTAATACAGTTTCAAGTTCCTCTACTGCATCTATAGCATCCTCAAGTTCGTTTCTATAGATGTTCGCGACAGACGCATGACTGAGTTCGTTTAGGGTAAATTTTCGAGCCGATTCAATTTTATTTTTGAGTGTCTGATTTACAACATTCTGTCTATTCTTTTGCCATCGAGTTATTGGTATCCAAAAGTCCAGACTGGTCAAATCCTTCGGATTTTCACGATATCTGACCCGAATGTTCTCTGTCTTACAGTACCGCTTCATTATCACTTCAAAAGCGGTCCGAACGTAAACAGCACAAGCTTTGTAGTCATTTGCGTTAAGATATTCCTTTGCTTTATCAATGTACTTTTCCTCCTCAACATAAACTGGTATTTCATATTCATCAACTTTTCCCAAATAGAGTTCGGCAGCTTTCCACTGTTCATCGTTGAATTTACGCTGTTTGAAAATCTCATAGAATGCCTTATCGTAAGTCATCAAAAAGATTTGATAATCTGAGAAGTACGCGTCAAGGATATCAATTAAGGGAAGCCGATTTGACATGTCCAAACCGATTAGGGCATCATCCAGAGCGAGAACCTTTAAGGCACTGGGGGGTTGAAGTTGAAATCCGGCAAAAAAGATTGAAAGTGCAATTGCCGATAGTTTTGCCTCGTTCAAAAATTGGTGATGCTTGGGTCGAGTACTACCACAGAAATCAACCCTTAAAAGAATCTGCGGAGGCTCATACTTGTCAATATCGCTGTTGAATTTTGGTTCCTGATATTTAAGGTAAAGTTCAATAACTGTGTTCTCGTATCTAAACTTGCGGAGCATCTTATTTGCATCTGCTTCCAATCTGATTAATATATTTTCAATACCTGTGTTGAAATCCACCAATTGTTGTTGTGGAATTTCAACTTCTTGCACTGTTCCTTGCTCAGGAAAAAGCAATTCTGACAGGTCCTGCCACTCCTCCGCAAAACTGCGTGCCGGCACACTAATATCGTTAATAACGTTTTTCAGGAGCGTCTTAATCAGCAAATCGAACACATCCACAACATCTTCTTCGTAGTGGAGATAGTGGGTATGTAGAAGTGCTTTATAGTCCAGAAATCCCTTTGCCTTTGATGCATCAATTATGGGCTGAACTTTCGTATCGTTTAGAGCAACTTCCGAATCTGACCATTCATAGGTTGTTTTTTGTAAATTTGGGTTGGGCGTAAAGTGAAGTCTTACGTAACCATCATCACCATCATCCATAGCAGGAAAGTTTTTATGGTCTATGAATCTTAGAGAATCATTCTCGCTGGATTCAAGGAATAATTCTAATGCCTTATACAGAGATGTTTTCCCGCTTCCGTTTTCGCCATAAAGTAAAAGGCTCTGCCCTCCTTTCTTGCTAAGGTCAATTACATCTGGTCCTCGGAAAACTTTGAAATTTTTGATTTCAATTTTAGTAATTTTCACCACTTACCCTCAATGATACGGATAGGTCTTAAACTATCCTGAAAAAATAGGTTTACCCGAACAGGATGCTCTCTCTCGTGCAAATGCTCATAGAGAGAACGGAACGCAGACATTTTATCTCCTTGAATCTCATCTATCTCAGGCAACTGTTCTGCTATTAGGTGTTTAAAAATATCTCTGTCAGCACTCTGAAGCACATCAGGCATATAAAACTCATACACCAATCCGTTGACGATCCACTCAAAATATCTGAACACAGCAAAGTCGCGGGAGTCCGCCAAATCTTTACTGTTTATTGTCGGTTGTTTCTGGAGGTATATAAGGTAATTGACGAGTTTGCGAACCAAGTCTTTCTGTGTCGCATTGATATCGGGGACAGGAATTTGCTTGATAAACTCACTGCGTGCCTCAAGTTTACCGCCGTCTAATTGTTTGGACACCTGCGAATAGAACCACTCCACAGGGAGTGTATTGAGTAAACCGCATAACCATCTTTCGTCGGTTGGAATAACGTAGCAGGTAGATCCGCAATATAAACCTTCTGTCTCGACGGCGAAAGTTTGGGTGTTATAGAGGTTTGGACAGACCAGTTTCGGTTGCGCGAAATGTTCTGCTTCCTCAAGAGATGTCTGGAGTTCATACCATTCCTGTTCGTCTCCTCTTTTGCTCAGAAGTCCTTCGTATTTTTCTAAGTATTTTAGGATGGCAGGATAAGCGTTAATATCTATACCGCGGTAGGTAAAGATTAACCACTGATCTTGTGCATCCACCTGCCAGCGTCTGATATCCGGTCCCTGTAAAAACGGCTTCAAAATATCAGCCGATGAAGGGTGTGCTGCAATGAGTTCATCCCGCGTTGCACTGTCTACTACAAATACTTTAGTCGGTACTGTTTCAATACCAAAATAGGGAGGCTCCTTGATATATTCTCCCAGCGGCGTGCCAGCGTCTCGGAATCTTTGTAACAGATCCAAAACCTCCGGCGATTCAAGGGGCTTTCCGTCGGAGTCTAAAACTTTTTCTATCATGGGGTAGCGGTGCCTGAAACCTTGCCGGACAAGTGCAACGATGTCTTTCGGTAATTTAACCTGATGTTTCTGCTCAAAGGCGGCAACGTTTCTATAATCGTTCCGAAACGCAGCGACGATATCCAGTCCTTTGTCTTTAGCAGTGATGAGGTCTGCTTTAGCTTTTTCCCATTCTTGTAGGTGCAACCACGCTTCTCCGCGATTATAATAGACACCAGCGTAATCAGACTCAAGTGTCATGGCTTTGGTATAGTCTTCTATAGCTCGGTTAATTTCGCCTTTTTTAAAATAAACTACACCACGATTGTTATAGAGGCGCGTATCATCAGGGGTAAGTTGTACTGCCTTGGTATAATCTTCTATAGCAAGGTCAAAGTCGCCCATGTAGCTGTAAGCATTCCCGCGACTATAATATGTCTCAGCATACTCGGGGCTTAGTTCTATTGCTTTGTTATAGTCTGTGATCGCACGCTCAACATCGTTTTTGCTGTCATAAGCTAAGCCACGATTGAAATAAGCTGCTGCAAATTTAGGCATTAATTCTATTACCGTGTTATAGTTTTCAATAGCGAGGTCAAGTTCGTCCTGATTGTAGTAGGTTTCCCCACGATTGTAATAGGCCTCTATATAATCAGGTTTAAGACTTATCGCTGTGTTGAAGTCTTGAATCGCTTTATCAAAAACCAGTAAGCTGCGATGAGCAGTACCACGGAAAAAGTAGACAAGTGGATCGTCAAATTTGAGGTTTATCGCCATACTAAAGTCATCAACTGCCTCGCGAAATTTCCTTTGATTGTAATAAATGAGACCGCGATTATAATATACACCGGCGGCCTCTGAATTCAGTTCTATCGCCTTGGTAAATGCCCTTATTGCTTCATCAAACTCACCATTTTCACCATAAGCAATCCCGTGAGCATTATAGGTGTCGGCATCATCAGGTTCTACTTCGGAAGTCAGTAAAATGACTATGCCTTCTGGTAACTGGACACCGTGTTTCTGTTCAAAAGCTGCAACGTTTCCGTAGGTATTATGAAACGCAGCAGTAATATCCAATCCTTTATCCTTAGCAGTCATCAGATCAGTTCTGGCTTTTTCCCATTCTCTTAAGCTTAACCACGCTGCTCCGCGGCCATAATAAGCCATTATAAGTTCAGGGTTTAGTTTTATCACTTTAGTATAATCCTTAATAGCTAAATCCCCCTCGTTTCTCCGGAGATAAGCAGCAGCACGATTAACATAGCCAAAGACACGTTCTGGCTGAAGTTTTATCGCCATTTCAAAATCTTGGATAGCGAGGTTGAAGTCATTTTTATCAAGATAAACTAAGCCGCGGTTATTATAGGCATCATAAGTTGTACGACTGTTTGGATCCAGTGCTATCATCATGGTATAACTTTCAATAGCGAGATCCAGTTGATTATCAGCACGATAAGCCACCCCAAGATTAACATAAGCATCAGTAAAATTTGGGTTCAATTGTGTCTCTGTTATATAATCTTCAATAGCGCGCGTGTAATCACCTTTGCTAAGATGAGCATTTCCTCGGCTATAATAGGCACTAGCACGGTCAAATTCGAGATCGATCGCAGTAGTATAGGCTGCGATGGCCTGATCAATCTTTCCGCTCTCTTGGTACACATTACCGAGATTAAAATGAAAAGCAGCATCATTTGGACTTAGTTTTATTG
This window encodes:
- a CDS encoding ATP-binding protein; its protein translation is MKITKIEIKNFKVFRGPDVIDLSKKGGQSLLLYGENGSGKTSLYKALELFLESSENDSLRFIDHKNFPAMDDGDDGYVRLHFTPNPNLQKTTYEWSDSEVALNDTKVQPIIDASKAKGFLDYKALLHTHYLHYEEDVVDVFDLLIKTLLKNVINDISVPARSFAEEWQDLSELLFPEQGTVQEVEIPQQQLVDFNTGIENILIRLEADANKMLRKFRYENTVIELYLKYQEPKFNSDIDKYEPPQILLRVDFCGSTRPKHHQFLNEAKLSAIALSIFFAGFQLQPPSALKVLALDDALIGLDMSNRLPLIDILDAYFSDYQIFLMTYDKAFYEIFKQRKFNDEQWKAAELYLGKVDEYEIPVYVEEEKYIDKAKEYLNANDYKACAVYVRTAFEVIMKRYCKTENIRVRYRENPKDLTSLDFWIPITRWQKNRQNVVNQTLKNKIESARKFTLNELSHASVANIYRNELEDAIDAVEELETVLA
- a CDS encoding tetratricopeptide repeat protein, which produces MSKPLKVFITYSHKNTAEKDELITRLALLKREGIIRIWHDNEILPGDKWRDTIFSNLADSDLLLYLTSAHSLDSENCNEELATALNAEIRIIPIILENCDWQNYQLSNFQALPDRGKPIDEWQPESKGWQNVANGIRRAIDQMKAQVESSSESAQNRRLAEWAFQQGNFLLMLRQIDRAIEAYSHVIELNPRDAEAYNNRGIAYVSKGEFNLSIQDFNRAIQWKPSLPEVYNNRGTVYLSKGEADRAIKDYNTAIKLVPDYVQAYSNRGGTYVVLGEYDKAISDLSEAIRLDRNYDSAYKNRGSAYIGMGEYDRAISDLNEAIRLKPDYPDAYCSRGNAYFNKGDVDQAIEDYNTAITRKPDYTEAYSNRGACYIILGEYDRAIADLNKAIELQPDYADAYSNRGSVYNMRGEFDKAIADLNEAIKLKPNYAEAYNNRGSVYIDIGEFDRAIADLNEAIRFDPDYAEAYNNRGNAYFSKNEIDLAIQDYNTAIQLKPDYAEAYCGRGNAYKNKNQLDAAIKDLNKAIELQPGFSEAYNNRGNAYTENGKYDLAIEDYDKAIKLNPTFAQAYGNRSNAHNGKGNFTQAIKDLTEAIKLSPNDAAFHFNLGNVYQESGKIDQAIAAYTTAIDLEFDRASAYYSRGNAHLSKGDYTRAIEDYITETQLNPNFTDAYVNLGVAYRADNQLDLAIESYTMMIALDPNSRTTYDAYNNRGLVYLDKNDFNLAIQDFEMAIKLQPERVFGYVNRAAAYLRRNEGDLAIKDYTKVIKLNPELIMAYYGRGAAWLSLREWEKARTDLMTAKDKGLDITAAFHNTYGNVAAFEQKHGVQLPEGIVILLTSEVEPDDADTYNAHGIAYGENGEFDEAIRAFTKAIELNSEAAGVYYNRGLIYYNQRKFREAVDDFSMAINLKFDDPLVYFFRGTAHRSLLVFDKAIQDFNTAISLKPDYIEAYYNRGETYYNQDELDLAIENYNTVIELMPKFAAAYFNRGLAYDSKNDVERAITDYNKAIELSPEYAETYYSRGNAYSYMGDFDLAIEDYTKAVQLTPDDTRLYNNRGVVYFKKGEINRAIEDYTKAMTLESDYAGVYYNRGEAWLHLQEWEKAKADLITAKDKGLDIVAAFRNDYRNVAAFEQKHQVKLPKDIVALVRQGFRHRYPMIEKVLDSDGKPLESPEVLDLLQRFRDAGTPLGEYIKEPPYFGIETVPTKVFVVDSATRDELIAAHPSSADILKPFLQGPDIRRWQVDAQDQWLIFTYRGIDINAYPAILKYLEKYEGLLSKRGDEQEWYELQTSLEEAEHFAQPKLVCPNLYNTQTFAVETEGLYCGSTCYVIPTDERWLCGLLNTLPVEWFYSQVSKQLDGGKLEARSEFIKQIPVPDINATQKDLVRKLVNYLIYLQKQPTINSKDLADSRDFAVFRYFEWIVNGLVYEFYMPDVLQSADRDIFKHLIAEQLPEIDEIQGDKMSAFRSLYEHLHEREHPVRVNLFFQDSLRPIRIIEGKW